From Variovorax sp. J2L1-78, the proteins below share one genomic window:
- the ligD gene encoding DNA ligase D gives MGAREALAPYHRKRDFAKTPEPHSGGMPGKGVLTFVVQKHHASHLHYDFRLELDGTLVSWAVPKGPCLDPQVKRMAVHVEDHPISYGGFEGTIPPGQYGAGTVIVWDRGEWRPEGDARQALAAGKLKFELRGEKLRGHWTLVRMRGKGEKQEPWLLIKEKDAEARALDDYDVTEALPDSVISGASVDAPRAAKKPSAKTATRKPAARKPSTRAVALPATFAPQLATLATSPPGATDDWLWELKFDGYRLLTHIDKGRVRCFTRNGHDWTDKLPELAGALAQLDMTSAWLDGEIVVQGEKDAPDFQALQNAFERHATASIVYWIFDLPFLDGEDLREQPVEARRERLAALLTDDLAPRLRFSETFDAPPRDLLASVSALGFEGLIGKRKGSAYVSRRSSDWIKLKSHQRQEFVIGGYTAPKGSRAGFGALLLGVHDDQGALHYCGNVGTGFDGSRLADIKARLDKLATDRSPFVEGDAGVPRSVKAQWVQPKLVAEVSFGEWTRENRVRHSVFQGLRTDKPAREVTREKAVAVGHAAKASVVRKKTSMKKTSSTATPRITNADRVIDTNSGVTKGELVEYYVQATELILPHLKGRPVSLVRAPEGIGGELFFQKHAKGTDMPGITLLDPSLDRDHDPLLQIDRAQGLVSAAQMNVVELHTWNATSSAIDRPDRMTFDLDPGEGVDWAHMQEAALLMRTLLDELGLVGFLKTSGGKGLHVLVPIRRHYGWDDVKGFSQAVVQHLAQTIPERFVAKSGPRNRVGKIFVDYLRNGFGATTVSAWSVRARPGLGVSVPVAWDELPSLNSGAHWTLQTAPGRFTVGNKPWSDWEKGRKGLANPMKRVDFTPAGD, from the coding sequence ATGGGCGCACGCGAGGCACTCGCCCCCTACCACCGCAAGCGCGACTTCGCCAAGACGCCGGAGCCGCACAGCGGTGGAATGCCCGGCAAGGGCGTGCTGACCTTCGTGGTCCAGAAGCACCACGCGAGCCACCTGCACTACGACTTCCGGCTCGAGTTGGACGGCACCTTGGTGAGCTGGGCCGTGCCGAAGGGACCCTGCCTCGATCCGCAGGTCAAGCGCATGGCGGTGCATGTCGAGGACCATCCGATTTCCTACGGCGGCTTCGAAGGTACCATCCCGCCCGGCCAATACGGCGCCGGCACCGTGATCGTCTGGGATCGCGGCGAATGGCGGCCCGAGGGTGATGCGCGCCAGGCGCTCGCGGCCGGCAAGCTCAAGTTCGAGCTGCGCGGCGAGAAGCTGCGCGGCCACTGGACGCTGGTGCGCATGCGCGGCAAGGGCGAGAAGCAGGAACCCTGGCTGCTGATCAAGGAAAAGGACGCCGAGGCACGCGCGCTCGACGACTACGACGTGACCGAGGCGCTGCCGGACAGCGTGATCTCCGGCGCCTCCGTCGATGCGCCCAGGGCGGCGAAGAAGCCATCGGCAAAGACAGCCACCCGAAAGCCCGCAGCGCGCAAGCCGTCCACCCGCGCTGTCGCGCTTCCGGCGACCTTCGCGCCGCAGCTCGCCACCCTCGCCACATCGCCGCCGGGCGCCACCGACGATTGGCTCTGGGAACTCAAGTTCGACGGCTACCGGCTCCTCACGCACATCGACAAGGGCCGCGTGCGCTGCTTCACCCGCAACGGCCACGACTGGACCGACAAGCTGCCCGAATTGGCCGGCGCGCTGGCGCAGCTCGACATGACATCGGCCTGGCTCGACGGCGAGATCGTGGTGCAGGGCGAGAAGGACGCGCCCGACTTCCAGGCCCTGCAGAACGCCTTCGAACGTCATGCGACTGCGTCGATCGTCTACTGGATCTTCGACCTGCCCTTCCTCGACGGCGAGGACCTGCGCGAGCAGCCGGTCGAGGCGCGGCGCGAACGCCTGGCCGCCTTGCTGACGGACGATCTGGCGCCGCGGCTGCGCTTCAGCGAAACCTTCGATGCGCCGCCGCGTGACCTGCTGGCTTCCGTCAGCGCCCTGGGCTTCGAAGGCCTGATCGGCAAGCGCAAGGGGTCGGCCTACGTGTCGCGCCGCTCGTCGGACTGGATCAAGCTCAAGAGCCACCAGCGGCAGGAGTTCGTGATCGGCGGCTACACGGCACCCAAGGGTTCGCGGGCCGGCTTCGGCGCCTTGCTGCTGGGCGTGCACGACGACCAGGGCGCGCTGCACTACTGCGGCAACGTGGGCACCGGCTTCGACGGCAGCCGCCTGGCGGACATCAAGGCGCGCCTGGACAAGCTGGCCACCGACCGCTCGCCCTTCGTCGAAGGCGATGCCGGCGTGCCGCGTTCGGTGAAGGCGCAATGGGTCCAGCCGAAGCTCGTCGCGGAGGTGAGCTTCGGCGAATGGACGCGCGAGAACCGCGTGCGCCACAGCGTGTTCCAGGGGCTGCGCACCGACAAGCCGGCGCGGGAGGTCACCCGCGAGAAGGCGGTGGCCGTGGGCCACGCGGCCAAGGCCTCGGTTGTTCGAAAGAAGACTTCCATGAAGAAAACCAGCTCGACGGCCACGCCCCGCATCACGAACGCCGACCGCGTGATCGACACCAACAGCGGCGTCACCAAGGGCGAACTGGTCGAGTACTACGTGCAGGCGACCGAACTCATCCTGCCGCACCTCAAGGGCCGACCAGTGTCGCTGGTGCGCGCGCCCGAGGGCATTGGCGGCGAGCTGTTCTTCCAGAAGCATGCCAAGGGCACCGACATGCCCGGCATCACGCTGCTCGACCCGTCGCTCGACCGCGACCATGACCCGCTGCTCCAGATCGACCGTGCGCAGGGCCTGGTCTCGGCCGCGCAGATGAACGTGGTGGAGCTGCACACCTGGAACGCGACCTCTAGCGCGATCGATCGCCCCGACCGCATGACCTTCGACCTCGACCCGGGCGAGGGCGTCGACTGGGCGCACATGCAGGAGGCGGCGCTGCTGATGCGCACGTTGCTCGACGAACTGGGCCTGGTCGGCTTCCTCAAGACCAGCGGCGGCAAGGGGCTGCACGTGCTGGTGCCGATCCGCCGCCACTACGGCTGGGACGACGTCAAGGGCTTCTCGCAGGCGGTGGTGCAGCACCTGGCGCAGACCATTCCCGAGCGCTTCGTCGCCAAGAGCGGCCCGCGCAACCGCGTGGGCAAGATCTTCGTGGACTACCTGCGCAACGGCTTCGGCGCGACCACGGTGAGCGCCTGGTCGGTGCGCGCCCGCCCGGGGCTGGGCGTGTCGGTGCCGGTGGCGTGGGACGAACTCCCGTCGCTCAACTCGGGTGCGCACTGGACCTTGCAGACCGCACCTGGACGCTTCACCGTCGGCAACAAGCCCTGGAGCGACTGGGAGAAGGGGCGCAAAGGTCTGGCCAACCCGATGAAGCGGGTCGACTTCACGCCCGCAGGCGACTGA
- the rpe gene encoding ribulose-phosphate 3-epimerase, which translates to MSSPTYRIAPSILSADFARLGAEVTDVIAAGADWIHFDVMDNHYVPNLTFGPMVCQALKPHAKKADGTLVPIDVHLMIQPVDALAAAFAQAGADYISFHPDASPHVHRSIQAIRAAGCKPGLVFNPGAGLEALDWAIDDIDLILIMSVNPGFGGQSFIDSALRKIEQARKRIEQSGRDIRLEVDGGIKADNIARVASAGADTFVAGSAIFNAKDYASVVSAMRANLGTVAVKA; encoded by the coding sequence ATGAGCAGCCCCACCTACCGCATCGCGCCCTCCATCCTCTCCGCCGACTTCGCGCGCCTGGGCGCCGAGGTGACCGACGTGATCGCCGCCGGCGCCGACTGGATCCATTTCGACGTCATGGACAACCACTACGTGCCGAACCTCACCTTCGGCCCGATGGTCTGCCAAGCCCTCAAGCCGCACGCCAAGAAGGCCGACGGCACGCTGGTGCCGATCGACGTGCACCTGATGATCCAGCCGGTCGACGCGCTGGCCGCCGCCTTCGCGCAGGCCGGCGCCGACTACATCAGCTTCCATCCGGACGCATCGCCCCATGTGCACCGCAGCATCCAGGCGATCCGCGCCGCAGGCTGCAAGCCAGGGTTGGTGTTCAACCCCGGCGCCGGGCTCGAAGCGCTCGACTGGGCGATCGACGACATCGACCTGATCCTGATCATGAGCGTGAACCCGGGCTTCGGCGGCCAGAGCTTCATCGATTCGGCGCTGCGAAAGATCGAGCAGGCACGCAAGCGCATCGAGCAGAGCGGGCGGGACATCCGCCTCGAGGTCGACGGCGGCATCAAGGCCGACAACATCGCCCGCGTGGCGTCCGCCGGTGCCGACACCTTCGTGGCGGGCAGCGCGATCTTCAACGCGAAGGACTACGCCAGCGTCGTCTCCGCGATGCGCGCCAACCTCGGCACGGTCGCCGTCAAGGCTTGA
- a CDS encoding transglutaminase-like domain-containing protein: MLIQIGYDIEIGVTAPTALIYMLRVHPSRSGDIHGGENITISPPLQTDHYQDSFDNFCARVHVPYGVNSVRLRNNAVVYDSGWPDPVDYGAIEHAAADLPVSTLAFVLPSRYCEVDSELLAFAWSQFGNVTPGWHRVQAICDFVHNHLRFDYQQARATRTALEGFRERVGVCRDFTHLAITLCRCMNIPARYVTGYLGDIGIPPVPYPMDFSAWFEVYLGDRWHTFDARHNTPRIGRIVIARGRDAADVPITMVFGANTLNHFEVVTNEVTNV; the protein is encoded by the coding sequence ATGCTCATCCAGATCGGTTATGACATCGAAATCGGCGTCACCGCGCCCACCGCGCTCATCTACATGCTTCGCGTGCACCCGTCACGCAGCGGCGACATCCACGGCGGCGAGAACATCACCATCAGCCCGCCGCTGCAGACGGACCACTACCAGGACAGCTTCGACAACTTCTGCGCCCGCGTGCACGTGCCTTACGGCGTGAACAGCGTTCGGCTGCGCAACAACGCCGTCGTCTACGACAGCGGTTGGCCCGATCCGGTCGACTACGGCGCCATCGAGCACGCCGCCGCCGATCTGCCGGTTTCCACACTCGCCTTCGTCCTGCCGAGCCGGTACTGCGAGGTCGACAGCGAACTGCTGGCCTTCGCCTGGTCGCAGTTCGGCAATGTCACGCCGGGCTGGCACCGGGTGCAAGCCATCTGCGATTTCGTGCACAACCACCTGCGTTTCGACTACCAGCAGGCCCGCGCGACACGCACCGCCCTCGAAGGGTTTCGCGAGCGGGTGGGCGTGTGCCGCGACTTCACGCACCTGGCGATCACGCTGTGCCGCTGCATGAACATCCCGGCGCGCTACGTCACCGGCTACCTGGGCGACATCGGGATCCCGCCCGTGCCCTACCCGATGGACTTCAGCGCCTGGTTCGAGGTCTACCTGGGCGACCGCTGGCACACCTTCGACGCGCGCCACAACACGCCCCGCATCGGCCGCATCGTGATCGCGCGTGGGCGCGACGCGGCGGACGTGCCGATCACGATGGTGTTCGGTGCCAACACGCTGAACCACTTCGAGGTGGTGACGAACGAGGTGACGAACGTCTGA
- a CDS encoding succinylglutamate desuccinylase/aspartoacylase domain-containing protein yields the protein MADTPIHDTLRIHSFASTEPGPRLIVLGGVHGNETCGTVGIERAVAELDSGALTLLRGQLTLVPVANPLARRLMQREGERNLNRSFRPSAAPADYEARITNLLCPLLDRHEVLLDLHSFQSAGEAFAMIGPRDNAGMLEPFARAAEEGRLALHIGTPRVVEGWLDIYAAGLAQRAGGAPADDAALAFGWGTNEYMRSRGGYGVTLECGQHADPAAPDVAHAAIHSALRLLGMVAGEAVAPPQPALLRLVSVTDRDDDDDQFVREWATFDPVAKGEPIAVRADGRVLHAERDGFVIFPNTEAQPGAEWFYFAVESDRRL from the coding sequence ATGGCCGATACACCGATTCACGACACCCTGCGCATCCACAGTTTCGCGTCCACCGAGCCCGGCCCGCGGCTCATCGTGCTGGGGGGCGTACACGGCAACGAGACCTGCGGCACCGTCGGCATCGAGCGCGCCGTCGCCGAACTCGACAGCGGTGCGCTGACCTTGCTGCGCGGCCAGCTCACGCTGGTGCCGGTGGCCAATCCGCTGGCGCGGCGGCTGATGCAGCGCGAGGGCGAGCGCAACCTCAACCGCTCGTTCCGCCCGAGCGCGGCGCCGGCCGACTACGAGGCGCGCATCACCAACCTGCTGTGCCCGCTGCTCGACCGCCACGAGGTGCTGCTCGACCTGCATTCCTTCCAGAGCGCGGGCGAGGCCTTCGCGATGATCGGCCCGCGCGACAACGCCGGCATGCTCGAACCCTTCGCACGCGCTGCCGAAGAGGGCCGGCTGGCGCTGCACATCGGCACGCCGCGCGTGGTCGAAGGCTGGCTCGACATCTACGCCGCCGGCCTGGCGCAGCGCGCGGGCGGCGCACCGGCCGACGACGCGGCGCTGGCCTTCGGCTGGGGCACCAACGAGTACATGCGCAGCCGCGGCGGCTACGGCGTGACGCTCGAATGCGGCCAGCATGCCGACCCGGCCGCGCCCGACGTGGCGCACGCAGCCATCCACTCGGCGCTGCGCCTGCTGGGCATGGTGGCGGGCGAAGCCGTCGCACCGCCGCAACCCGCGCTGCTGCGCCTGGTCAGCGTGACCGACCGCGACGACGACGACGACCAGTTCGTGCGCGAATGGGCCACCTTCGACCCGGTGGCCAAGGGCGAGCCCATCGCCGTACGCGCCGACGGCCGCGTGCTGCACGCCGAACGCGATGGCTTCGTGATCTTCCCGAACACCGAGGCGCAGCCGGGTGCGGAGTGGTTCTACTTCGCGGTGGAGAGCGACCGGCGGCTTTAG
- the ku gene encoding non-homologous end joining protein Ku — protein sequence MPASHSPAPRVLWKGAISFGLVHIPVALYSATTDHSIDFDWLDKRTMDPVGYKRVNKKTGKEIAREQIVKGIAYEDGQYVVLTDAEIAAAYPRTTQTVEIETFVPADSIPFVYLERPYYVAPINRGAKVYALLRETLQRTGRVGVARVVIQTKQHLAVLVPSGPGLVLNLLRWGADIRPWKDLPLPAEGAKAAGLSERELKMAGELVEDMSSEWDPDEFKDSFKDEIMRLVDQKVAAGDTESVTQPEPSEEGGSSGGAKIIDLTELLQRSLRKGGKAAKGSDAAEDDEAPASAKKSKPAAKSSAKARKTPARKAASKAPAKAPAKRRAA from the coding sequence ATGCCCGCTTCGCATTCACCCGCCCCCCGCGTCCTGTGGAAGGGCGCCATCAGCTTCGGCCTGGTGCACATCCCGGTCGCGCTCTATTCGGCCACGACCGACCACAGCATCGACTTCGACTGGCTCGACAAGCGGACCATGGACCCGGTCGGCTACAAGCGTGTCAACAAGAAGACCGGCAAGGAAATCGCGCGCGAGCAGATCGTCAAGGGCATCGCCTATGAAGACGGGCAGTACGTGGTACTCACCGACGCCGAGATCGCCGCCGCCTATCCGCGGACCACGCAGACCGTCGAGATCGAAACCTTCGTTCCGGCCGACAGCATTCCCTTCGTCTACCTCGAGCGGCCCTACTACGTCGCGCCGATCAACCGCGGCGCGAAGGTCTATGCGCTGCTGCGCGAGACGCTGCAGCGCACCGGCCGCGTGGGCGTGGCCCGCGTCGTGATCCAGACCAAGCAGCACCTCGCCGTGCTGGTGCCCTCCGGCCCCGGGCTGGTGCTGAACCTGCTGCGCTGGGGCGCGGACATCCGCCCGTGGAAAGACCTGCCGCTGCCCGCCGAAGGCGCCAAGGCCGCGGGCCTGTCGGAGCGCGAGCTCAAGATGGCCGGCGAACTGGTCGAGGACATGAGTTCGGAGTGGGACCCGGACGAATTCAAGGATTCGTTCAAGGACGAGATCATGCGGCTGGTCGACCAGAAGGTCGCGGCCGGCGACACCGAGTCCGTGACCCAGCCCGAGCCGTCGGAAGAGGGCGGCAGCAGCGGCGGCGCCAAGATCATCGACCTCACCGAGCTGCTGCAGCGCAGTCTGCGCAAGGGCGGCAAGGCGGCGAAGGGCTCGGATGCGGCGGAGGACGACGAGGCGCCAGCCAGTGCCAAGAAGTCCAAGCCTGCGGCCAAGTCGAGCGCCAAGGCCCGGAAGACGCCCGCACGCAAGGCGGCTTCGAAGGCCCCGGCCAAGGCGCCCGCGAAGCGCCGCGCCGCCTGA